Proteins encoded by one window of Enterobacter hormaechei subsp. xiangfangensis:
- the tolR gene encoding colicin uptake protein TolR: MARSRGRGRRELKSEINIVPLLDVLLVLLLIFMATAPIITQSVEVDLPDATESQAVSTNDDPPVIIEVSGVGQYSVVVEKDRMDQLPPEQVIAEAQRRLESNPKTVFLIGGAKDVPYDEIIKALNLLHSAGVKSVGLMTQPI, encoded by the coding sequence ATGGCCAGATCGCGTGGACGAGGTCGTCGCGAGCTCAAGTCCGAAATCAATATCGTTCCGTTACTGGACGTGCTGCTGGTGCTGCTGCTGATCTTTATGGCGACAGCGCCCATCATCACCCAGAGCGTGGAAGTTGATCTGCCGGATGCGACAGAATCACAGGCGGTAAGCACCAATGACGATCCTCCGGTCATCATTGAGGTTTCCGGCGTAGGGCAGTACAGCGTGGTGGTAGAGAAAGATCGTATGGATCAGCTTCCGCCAGAGCAGGTTATTGCTGAAGCGCAACGACGTCTGGAGTCAAATCCGAAGACGGTCTTCTTAATCGGTGGTGCGAAAGACGTACCATATGATGAAATTATCAAAGCGCTGAACTTGCTACATAGCGCGGGCGTTAAGTCAGTTGGCTTAATGACTCAGCCTATTTGA
- the ybgE gene encoding cyd operon protein YbgE has product MNIIATLYAVMDKRPLRALSLIMALLLAGCIFWDPSRFAAKTSELEIWHGFLIMWAVCAGVIHGVGFRPKALHWQGIFCPLIADLVLLAGLIFFFF; this is encoded by the coding sequence ATGAATATTATCGCAACCTTATATGCGGTAATGGATAAGCGCCCCCTGAGGGCGCTTTCCCTCATTATGGCATTACTGCTGGCAGGCTGTATCTTCTGGGACCCGTCGCGCTTCGCGGCGAAAACCAGCGAGCTTGAAATCTGGCATGGCTTCCTGATTATGTGGGCTGTGTGCGCAGGCGTGATTCACGGTGTCGGCTTTCGTCCGAAAGCGCTACACTGGCAGGGCATCTTCTGCCCACTGATTGCCGATCTGGTTCTCCTCGCCGGTTTGATTTTCTTCTTCTTCTGA
- the mngA gene encoding PTS 2-O-a-mannosyl-D-glycerate transporter subunit IIABC encodes MNLTTLTDPRAVCVQAQFNSRDEAIRQLATRLVALGKIADADTFLADVFHRESLGPTALGEGLAVPHGKSAAVKEAAFAVATLCEPLAWEGVDGPEEVELIFLLAIPPAQAGSTHIQVLTELTSRLADDDLRGRVMTATSAEAVLAALETAPDAQETAVAENAPTIVCVTACPAGIAHTYMAAEYLEKAGRKLGVNVVVEKQGANGIEGRITAQQLQEAKACIFAAEVAIKERERFQGIPAISVPVAEPLRHAEALIERALALQPVSDARPAHVDTDAKKCVKTELKQALLSGISFAVPLIVAGGTVLAVSVLLAQILGLQHLFDQENSWLWMYRKLGGGMLGILMVPVLAAYTAYSLADKPALTPGFAAGLAANMIGSGFLGAIVGGLIAGYLMRWVKNHIRLSSRYNGFLTFYLYPVIGVLGAGSLMLFVIGEPVAWINNALTAWLNGLSGANALLLGAILGFMCSFDLGGPVNKASYAFCLGAMANGVYGPYAIFASVKMVSAFTVTASTMLAPNLFKQFEIETGKSTWLLGLAGITEGAIPMAIEDPLRVIGSFVLGSMATGAIVGAMGIGLSTPGAGIFSLFLLHDAGLGGVMAAAGWFGAALIGAAISTLILLLWRRQAVKSGTYVIEDITS; translated from the coding sequence ATGAACCTGACGACTCTGACCGACCCCCGTGCTGTCTGCGTGCAGGCGCAGTTTAACAGCCGTGATGAGGCAATCCGTCAGCTTGCGACGCGGCTGGTAGCGTTGGGCAAAATAGCCGACGCCGATACGTTTCTGGCAGACGTTTTCCATCGGGAATCGCTTGGCCCGACGGCGCTGGGCGAGGGGCTGGCCGTACCTCATGGTAAATCAGCGGCGGTAAAGGAAGCGGCTTTTGCCGTGGCCACACTGTGCGAGCCGCTGGCCTGGGAAGGCGTGGACGGACCGGAGGAGGTCGAGCTGATTTTTTTGCTCGCCATTCCTCCCGCACAAGCGGGATCAACGCATATTCAGGTGCTGACGGAACTGACGTCTCGCCTGGCGGATGACGATCTCAGGGGCCGCGTGATGACGGCGACCAGCGCTGAAGCGGTGCTTGCGGCGCTGGAAACGGCGCCTGACGCGCAAGAAACCGCCGTTGCGGAGAATGCCCCGACGATCGTCTGCGTTACCGCCTGTCCGGCCGGGATCGCCCATACCTACATGGCAGCGGAATATCTCGAAAAAGCGGGACGAAAGCTCGGCGTCAATGTGGTGGTCGAAAAGCAGGGGGCAAACGGTATTGAGGGGCGCATCACCGCGCAGCAGTTGCAGGAGGCAAAAGCGTGTATCTTCGCGGCGGAAGTGGCGATTAAAGAGCGCGAGCGTTTTCAGGGGATCCCTGCCATTTCCGTGCCCGTCGCGGAACCCTTGCGCCATGCGGAAGCGCTCATTGAGCGTGCGCTGGCGCTACAGCCTGTATCCGATGCGCGTCCTGCGCACGTCGACACGGACGCGAAAAAGTGCGTTAAAACCGAACTCAAGCAGGCGCTGCTCAGCGGTATCTCCTTTGCGGTGCCGCTGATTGTCGCTGGCGGCACGGTGCTGGCCGTGTCGGTACTGCTGGCGCAAATCCTGGGCTTGCAGCATCTGTTCGATCAGGAAAATTCGTGGCTGTGGATGTACCGCAAACTGGGCGGCGGGATGCTCGGTATTCTGATGGTGCCTGTTCTGGCGGCCTACACCGCTTACTCGCTGGCGGATAAACCTGCGCTAACGCCAGGCTTTGCGGCGGGTCTTGCCGCCAATATGATCGGCTCCGGCTTTCTGGGGGCCATCGTCGGCGGGCTGATTGCGGGCTACCTGATGCGCTGGGTGAAAAACCACATCCGGCTGAGTAGCCGCTACAACGGCTTTCTGACCTTTTATCTTTATCCGGTGATTGGCGTGCTGGGCGCAGGCAGCCTGATGCTGTTTGTGATCGGCGAACCGGTGGCCTGGATCAATAACGCCCTCACCGCCTGGCTTAACGGTCTGTCCGGCGCGAACGCGCTGCTGCTGGGGGCGATCCTGGGCTTTATGTGCTCGTTCGATCTGGGCGGTCCGGTCAACAAAGCCTCTTACGCGTTCTGTCTGGGGGCGATGGCCAATGGCGTATACGGGCCTTATGCGATTTTTGCCTCCGTCAAAATGGTATCGGCCTTTACCGTGACGGCATCAACGATGCTGGCTCCGAACCTGTTCAAACAGTTCGAAATTGAAACCGGCAAGTCCACCTGGCTGCTGGGGCTGGCGGGCATCACCGAAGGAGCAATTCCGATGGCTATCGAGGATCCGTTGCGGGTCATCGGCTCATTTGTTCTGGGGTCAATGGCGACCGGAGCGATTGTCGGGGCGATGGGGATTGGGCTATCCACCCCGGGCGCGGGCATTTTCTCTCTCTTCTTACTGCATGATGCCGGGCTGGGTGGCGTGATGGCCGCTGCCGGCTGGTTTGGCGCCGCGCTGATTGGCGCCGCAATCTCTACGCTCATTTTACTCCTCTGGCGACGCCAGGCCGTGAAGAGCGGCACCTACGTGATTGAAGACATAACATCCTAA
- the cydA gene encoding cytochrome ubiquinol oxidase subunit I — protein sequence MLDVVELSRLQFALTAMYHFLFVPLTLGMAFLLAIMETVYVLSGKQIYKDMTKFWGKLFGINFALGVATGLTMEFQFGTNWSYYSHYVGDIFGAPLAIEGLMAFFLESTFVGLFFFGWDRLGKVQHMAVTWLVALGSNLSALWILVANGWMQNPIASDFNFETMRMEMVSFAELVLNPVAQVKFVHTVASGYVCGAMFVLGISSYYMLRGRDFAFAKRSFAIAASFGMAAILSVIVLGDESGYEMGDVQKTKLAAIEAEWETQPAPAAFTLFGVPDQEAQENRFAIQIPYALGIIATRSVDKQVTGLKDLMVQHEERIRNGMKAYSLLEQLRAGSTDQAVRDQFNDVKKDLGYGLLLKRYTPNVSDATEAQIQMATKDSIPRVAPLYFAFRIMVGCGIIMLLIIAASFWSVIRNRIGEKKWLLRTALYGIPLPWIAIESGWFVAEYGRQPWAIGEVLPTAVANSSLTAGDLIFSMLLICGLYTLFLVAELFLMFKFARLGPSSLKTGRYHYEQSVATTQPAR from the coding sequence ATGTTAGACGTAGTCGAACTGTCGCGCTTACAGTTTGCCTTGACCGCGATGTACCACTTCCTGTTTGTGCCGCTGACGCTCGGTATGGCGTTCCTGCTGGCCATCATGGAAACGGTTTACGTCCTCTCCGGCAAACAGATTTATAAAGATATGACCAAGTTCTGGGGCAAGTTGTTTGGTATCAACTTTGCGCTGGGCGTGGCAACCGGTCTGACCATGGAGTTCCAGTTCGGGACAAACTGGTCTTACTATTCCCACTATGTGGGGGATATTTTCGGTGCGCCGCTGGCCATTGAAGGTCTGATGGCCTTCTTCCTCGAATCCACCTTTGTAGGTCTGTTCTTCTTCGGTTGGGACCGTCTGGGTAAAGTCCAGCATATGGCGGTAACCTGGCTGGTGGCATTAGGCTCCAACTTGTCCGCACTGTGGATCCTGGTGGCGAACGGCTGGATGCAAAACCCAATCGCATCTGATTTCAACTTCGAAACCATGCGTATGGAGATGGTCAGCTTCGCTGAGCTGGTCCTGAACCCGGTTGCCCAGGTTAAATTCGTTCACACCGTGGCGTCTGGCTATGTGTGCGGCGCGATGTTCGTGCTGGGCATCAGCTCCTACTATATGCTGCGCGGCCGTGACTTCGCGTTCGCCAAGCGTTCTTTTGCTATTGCAGCAAGCTTCGGTATGGCCGCGATTCTGTCCGTTATTGTTCTGGGTGATGAATCCGGTTACGAAATGGGCGACGTGCAGAAAACCAAACTCGCCGCAATTGAAGCTGAATGGGAAACCCAGCCGGCACCAGCAGCGTTTACCCTGTTCGGCGTGCCTGACCAGGAAGCGCAGGAAAACCGCTTCGCCATTCAAATTCCTTACGCTCTGGGTATTATCGCCACGCGCTCCGTCGACAAACAGGTGACTGGCCTGAAAGATCTGATGGTGCAGCATGAAGAGCGTATCCGTAACGGGATGAAAGCTTACTCGCTGCTGGAACAGCTGCGCGCCGGCTCTACCGACCAGGCCGTTCGCGATCAATTTAACGACGTGAAGAAAGACCTCGGTTACGGTCTGCTGCTGAAACGCTATACCCCGAACGTCTCTGACGCGACGGAAGCGCAGATTCAGATGGCAACCAAAGACTCTATTCCACGCGTTGCGCCGCTGTACTTCGCGTTCCGCATCATGGTGGGTTGCGGCATTATCATGCTGCTGATCATCGCGGCCTCGTTCTGGTCAGTCATTCGTAACCGTATCGGTGAGAAAAAATGGCTGCTGCGCACCGCGCTTTACGGTATCCCACTGCCATGGATTGCTATCGAGTCCGGCTGGTTTGTTGCGGAATATGGCCGTCAGCCGTGGGCGATCGGTGAGGTGCTGCCAACAGCGGTAGCGAACTCCTCCCTGACCGCAGGCGACCTGATCTTCTCCATGCTGCTCATTTGCGGTCTGTACACCCTGTTCCTGGTGGCTGAACTGTTCCTGATGTTCAAGTTCGCGCGCCTTGGCCCAAGCAGCCTGAAAACCGGACGCTATCACTACGAGCAGTCTGTTGCGACTACTCAGCCGGCACGCTAA
- the cydB gene encoding cytochrome d ubiquinol oxidase subunit II, producing MIDYEVLRFIWWLLIGVLLIGFAVTDGFDMGVGMLTRFLGRNDTERRIMINSIAPHWDGNQVWLITAGGALFAAWPMVYAAAFSGFYVAMILVLASLFFRPVGFDYRSKIEDTRWRNMWDWGIFIGSFVPPLVIGVAFGNLLQGVPFHVDEYMRLFYTGNFFQLLNPFGLLAGVVSVAMIITQGATYLQMRTVGELHLRSRATAQVAALVTLVCFALAGVWVVYGIDGYVVTSAINHTAPSNPLTKEVARQAGAWLVNFNNTPALCAIPALGVLLPLLTVLTSRLEKGALAFVFSSLTLACIILTAGIAMFPFVMPSSTMMNASLTMWDATSSQLTLNLMTYVACVFVPIILLYTTWCYWKMFGRITKEHIESNTHSMY from the coding sequence ATGATCGATTATGAAGTATTGCGTTTTATCTGGTGGCTGCTGATCGGTGTTCTGCTGATTGGTTTCGCGGTCACCGATGGTTTCGACATGGGCGTGGGCATGCTCACCCGTTTCCTCGGTCGTAATGACACCGAGCGTCGAATCATGATCAACTCCATCGCCCCGCACTGGGACGGTAACCAGGTGTGGCTGATCACCGCAGGCGGCGCGCTGTTCGCTGCCTGGCCGATGGTCTACGCGGCTGCGTTCTCCGGCTTCTATGTGGCGATGATTCTGGTGCTGGCCTCTTTATTCTTCCGTCCGGTGGGTTTCGACTACCGTTCCAAGATTGAAGACACCCGATGGCGTAACATGTGGGACTGGGGCATCTTCATCGGTAGCTTCGTTCCACCGCTGGTCATTGGTGTGGCGTTCGGTAACCTCTTGCAGGGCGTACCGTTCCACGTCGACGAATATATGCGTCTGTTCTACACCGGTAACTTCTTCCAGTTGCTGAATCCGTTTGGTCTGCTGGCGGGCGTGGTGAGCGTGGCGATGATCATCACCCAGGGCGCAACCTATCTCCAGATGCGTACCGTAGGTGAACTGCACCTGCGTTCCCGCGCTACCGCTCAGGTGGCGGCGCTGGTGACGCTGGTCTGCTTCGCGCTGGCTGGCGTGTGGGTGGTGTACGGTATTGATGGTTACGTGGTGACCTCCGCGATCAACCATACTGCACCGTCTAACCCGCTGACCAAAGAAGTGGCGCGTCAGGCCGGTGCATGGCTGGTGAACTTCAACAATACTCCTGCGCTGTGTGCTATCCCGGCTCTGGGTGTGCTGCTGCCGCTGCTGACCGTGCTGACGTCTCGTCTGGAAAAAGGCGCTCTGGCGTTCGTATTCTCTTCACTGACGCTGGCGTGCATCATCCTGACGGCGGGGATTGCGATGTTCCCGTTCGTGATGCCATCCAGCACCATGATGAATGCCAGCCTGACCATGTGGGATGCAACGTCCAGTCAGTTGACGCTGAACTTAATGACCTATGTTGCTTGCGTGTTCGTACCGATTATCCTGCTCTACACCACCTGGTGTTACTGGAAAATGTTCGGTCGCATCACTAAAGAACATATCGAAAGCAACACCCACTCTATGTACTAA
- the tolQ gene encoding Tol-Pal system protein TolQ codes for MTDMNILDLFLKASLLVKLIMLILIGFSIASWAIIIQRTRILNAAGREAEAFEDKFWSGIELSRLYQESQGRRDNLSGSEQIFYSGFKEFARLHRANSHAPEAVVEGASRAMRISMNRELENLETHIPFLGTVGSISPYIGLFGTVWGIMHAFIALGAVKQATLQMVAPGIAEALIATAIGLFAAIPAVMAYNRLNQRVNKLELNYDNFMEEFTAILHRQAFTSTESNKG; via the coding sequence GTGACTGACATGAATATCCTTGATTTGTTCCTGAAGGCAAGCCTTCTGGTTAAACTTATCATGTTGATTTTGATTGGTTTTTCAATCGCATCCTGGGCCATCATCATCCAGAGAACGCGTATCCTTAATGCCGCTGGCCGCGAAGCCGAAGCGTTTGAAGATAAGTTCTGGTCGGGAATTGAGCTTTCTCGTCTGTACCAGGAAAGCCAGGGACGCCGTGATAACCTTTCAGGCTCCGAACAAATTTTCTACAGCGGTTTCAAAGAGTTCGCTCGCTTACATCGCGCTAACAGCCATGCGCCGGAAGCCGTGGTAGAAGGGGCGTCGCGTGCGATGCGCATCTCCATGAACCGCGAACTGGAAAATCTTGAAACGCATATTCCATTCCTCGGAACCGTTGGCTCCATCAGCCCGTATATCGGCCTGTTTGGTACGGTGTGGGGGATCATGCACGCCTTTATCGCCCTGGGGGCGGTGAAGCAGGCAACGTTGCAGATGGTTGCACCGGGTATCGCAGAAGCACTGATCGCGACCGCAATCGGTCTGTTCGCCGCAATTCCGGCGGTAATGGCGTACAACCGTCTGAACCAGCGCGTGAACAAACTGGAACTGAACTACGACAACTTTATGGAAGAGTTCACCGCGATTCTGCATCGTCAGGCGTTTACCAGCACCGAGAGCAACAAGGGGTAA
- the mngB gene encoding mannosylglycerate hydrolase → MKAVSRVHITPHMHWDREWYFTTEASRILLVNNMEEILTRLEQDAEYKYYVLDGQTAVLEDYFAVKPENRPRVKALVAAGKLIIGPWYTQTDTTLVSGESIVRNLMYGIRDCLAFGEPMKIGYLPDSFGMSSQLPHIYNGFGITRTMFWRGCSERHGTDKTEFLWQSQDGSEVTAQVLPLGYAIGKYLPEDEAGLRKRLDTYFEVLEKASVTKEILLPNGHDQMPLQQNIFAVMDKLREIYPQRQFVMSRFEEVFDHIDEHRDELATLKGEFIDGKYMRVHRTIGSTRMDIKIAHARIEHKIVNVLEPLATLAWTLGFEYHHGLLEKMWKEILKNHAHDSIGCCCSDKVHREVMSRFELAEDMADNLTCFYMRKIVDNMPQCEEDKLVMFNLTPWPREEVINTTIRLRASQFRLLDDRGNEIPYCLRSAREIDPGLIDRQIVHYGNYDPFMEFDIQLNQILPSMGYRTLYIEPHVAGKLLAPETTSEALLENAFWEITLNDDGTLRLLDKASGLIYDRALEIEESSDDGDEYDYSPSREEWRLTSAQGEHEVKVIHEAWQSRAVIRHRMAVPADLAERSARQQTGTLEAELTVTLSHNSRRIDIEARLGNHADDHRVRVLIPTPFTADTVLADTQFGSLTRPVQDEAMANWQEEGWKEAPLPVWNLLNYAVLQERRNGMALFTEGLREFEVTGERQKTFALTLLRGVGVLGKEDLLLRPGRPSGIKMPVPDSQMRGQLTCRFSLFSFNGTPVSAGVAQQAKSWLTPVHCYNKIPWDAMKLNRASFTTPCSYSLLTLAPNGCVLSALKKAEDRDEMILRLYNPSETRSCDVALSVNREVQACCETDMNEVYKAHGEEGSAITGSFRPGQSRTFSIKIER, encoded by the coding sequence ATGAAAGCTGTATCTCGCGTTCATATCACGCCACATATGCACTGGGACCGGGAGTGGTACTTCACCACCGAAGCGTCACGTATTCTTCTGGTCAATAATATGGAAGAGATCCTTACCCGTCTTGAGCAGGACGCAGAGTATAAATACTACGTTCTCGACGGCCAGACGGCGGTGCTGGAAGATTATTTTGCCGTGAAACCGGAAAACAGGCCACGCGTGAAGGCGCTGGTGGCGGCCGGGAAGCTGATTATCGGGCCGTGGTATACCCAGACGGACACCACCCTTGTCTCCGGCGAGTCGATTGTCCGAAATCTGATGTACGGCATTCGCGACTGTCTGGCCTTTGGCGAGCCGATGAAAATTGGCTATCTGCCGGACTCCTTCGGCATGTCTTCCCAGCTGCCACACATTTACAACGGTTTTGGCATCACGCGCACCATGTTCTGGCGCGGGTGTTCCGAGCGGCATGGTACCGATAAAACCGAATTTCTCTGGCAAAGTCAGGACGGCAGTGAAGTGACGGCACAGGTGCTACCGCTGGGCTACGCGATTGGTAAGTACTTACCGGAGGATGAGGCCGGGCTGCGCAAACGGCTCGACACGTACTTCGAGGTGCTGGAAAAAGCCTCCGTGACGAAAGAAATTTTGCTGCCTAACGGCCATGATCAGATGCCGCTCCAGCAGAACATCTTTGCGGTGATGGATAAGCTGCGCGAAATCTATCCGCAGCGTCAGTTTGTGATGAGCCGCTTCGAGGAGGTGTTTGACCACATTGACGAGCACCGCGATGAACTGGCGACGCTGAAAGGGGAGTTTATTGACGGTAAATATATGCGGGTGCACCGGACAATAGGCTCCACGCGAATGGACATCAAAATCGCCCACGCCCGGATAGAGCATAAAATCGTCAATGTCCTTGAGCCGCTGGCCACGCTTGCCTGGACGCTGGGCTTTGAGTATCACCACGGCTTGCTGGAAAAAATGTGGAAAGAGATCCTCAAGAATCACGCCCATGACAGTATCGGCTGCTGCTGTAGTGACAAAGTGCATCGTGAGGTGATGTCACGCTTCGAGCTGGCGGAAGACATGGCCGATAACCTGACATGCTTCTATATGCGCAAGATTGTCGACAACATGCCGCAGTGCGAGGAAGACAAACTGGTGATGTTTAACCTCACGCCCTGGCCGCGTGAGGAAGTGATTAACACTACGATACGTCTGCGCGCCAGCCAGTTCCGCCTGCTGGACGATAGGGGGAATGAAATCCCTTACTGCCTGCGCAGCGCGCGTGAAATCGACCCCGGCTTAATAGACCGGCAGATTGTGCATTACGGCAACTACGATCCCTTTATGGAGTTTGATATCCAGCTCAACCAGATCCTGCCATCAATGGGTTACCGCACGCTCTATATCGAGCCGCACGTGGCTGGCAAGCTGCTGGCGCCAGAAACAACGTCGGAGGCATTACTGGAAAATGCTTTCTGGGAAATAACGTTAAACGACGACGGCACCCTGCGTCTGCTCGATAAAGCGTCCGGGCTTATCTATGACCGCGCGCTGGAAATAGAAGAGAGCTCGGATGATGGCGATGAGTACGACTACTCGCCTTCACGGGAAGAGTGGAGACTCACTTCCGCGCAGGGCGAGCATGAGGTTAAGGTGATCCACGAGGCCTGGCAGAGCAGGGCGGTGATCCGCCATCGCATGGCGGTGCCGGCGGATCTCGCTGAACGTTCTGCGCGTCAGCAGACGGGAACGCTTGAGGCAGAGCTCACGGTCACGCTCAGCCATAACAGCCGACGTATCGACATTGAGGCGCGTCTCGGAAATCACGCGGATGACCACCGTGTTCGGGTGTTGATCCCGACGCCCTTCACCGCAGACACGGTGTTAGCTGATACCCAGTTCGGTTCGCTGACGCGACCTGTACAGGATGAAGCGATGGCGAACTGGCAGGAGGAGGGCTGGAAGGAAGCGCCGCTGCCGGTGTGGAATCTGCTTAACTACGCGGTGCTCCAGGAACGGCGTAACGGGATGGCGCTGTTTACCGAAGGGTTACGCGAATTTGAAGTGACTGGCGAGCGTCAAAAAACGTTTGCCCTGACGTTGCTTCGCGGCGTGGGGGTACTTGGGAAGGAAGATTTACTGCTGCGCCCCGGCAGACCGTCCGGGATCAAAATGCCGGTGCCTGATTCGCAGATGCGGGGCCAGTTAACCTGTCGCTTTAGCCTGTTCAGTTTTAATGGTACGCCCGTCAGTGCTGGTGTTGCGCAGCAGGCGAAGTCGTGGTTAACGCCAGTGCACTGTTATAACAAAATTCCGTGGGATGCGATGAAGCTTAACCGCGCCTCTTTCACCACCCCCTGTAGCTATAGTCTGCTAACGCTGGCGCCTAACGGATGCGTACTCAGTGCGCTGAAAAAAGCGGAGGATCGTGACGAGATGATTCTTCGTCTGTACAACCCTTCGGAGACCCGCTCCTGTGACGTGGCTTTGTCTGTGAACCGTGAGGTCCAGGCCTGCTGCGAAACGGACATGAATGAGGTGTACAAGGCGCACGGGGAAGAGGGCTCAGCCATTACGGGGTCTTTCCGGCCAGGCCAGTCACGTACCTTCAGCATAAAAATTGAAAGGTAA
- the ybgC gene encoding tol-pal system-associated acyl-CoA thioesterase — MNTTLFRWPVRVYYEDTDAGGVVYHASYVAFYERARTEMLRHHHFSQQVLLAERVAFVVRKMTLEYFAPARLDDMLEVQTEITSMRGTSLVFTQRIVNAENTVLNSAEVLIVCVDPTIMKPRALPKSIVAEFKQ; from the coding sequence GTGAATACAACGCTGTTTCGATGGCCGGTACGTGTCTATTACGAAGATACCGATGCCGGTGGTGTGGTCTACCACGCCAGCTACGTTGCTTTTTATGAACGGGCACGCACAGAGATGCTGCGCCATCATCACTTTAGTCAACAGGTGCTGTTGGCTGAGCGAGTTGCCTTCGTGGTACGCAAGATGACGCTTGAGTATTTTGCGCCTGCCAGACTCGACGATATGCTCGAAGTTCAAACAGAAATTACATCAATGCGCGGAACTTCACTGGTTTTCACGCAGCGGATAGTCAATGCAGAGAACACGGTACTGAACTCAGCTGAAGTCCTGATTGTCTGTGTTGATCCAACCATAATGAAGCCTCGTGCGCTTCCTAAGTCTATTGTCGCGGAGTTTAAGCAGTGA
- a CDS encoding GntR family transcriptional regulator: protein MGNKPMYRQIADAFREKINAGELKPGDALPTESSLQEAFSVSRVTVRQALKLLADEQIIESIQGSGSYVKEERVNYDIYQLTGFYEKLADRNVDTHSDVSVFEVVKADERLATKLALNPDDKVWHVKRVRFIREKPVNLEETWMPLAMFPDLTWEVMEQSKYHYIEQIKKMVIDRSEQELVPVMPSDEAIAALALDPAKPILEKVSRGFLKDGRIFEYSRNVFNSDDYKFTLVAKRRQ, encoded by the coding sequence ATGGGCAATAAACCGATGTACCGGCAGATCGCCGATGCGTTCCGCGAGAAAATTAATGCCGGTGAGTTAAAACCTGGCGACGCGCTGCCGACAGAATCCAGCCTTCAGGAGGCGTTTAGCGTCAGCCGTGTCACCGTGCGGCAGGCGTTGAAGCTGCTCGCCGACGAGCAGATCATCGAAAGTATTCAGGGCAGCGGCTCGTATGTAAAAGAGGAGCGGGTGAATTACGATATTTATCAGCTCACCGGCTTTTACGAAAAGTTAGCGGATCGCAACGTCGATACGCACAGCGACGTCAGCGTCTTCGAAGTGGTGAAAGCCGATGAGCGGCTCGCGACAAAACTGGCGCTCAATCCGGATGATAAGGTCTGGCACGTCAAGCGCGTACGCTTCATCAGGGAAAAGCCGGTGAATCTGGAAGAGACATGGATGCCGCTGGCGATGTTCCCCGACCTCACCTGGGAAGTGATGGAACAGTCGAAATACCATTACATTGAGCAGATCAAAAAGATGGTTATCGATCGCAGCGAGCAGGAGCTGGTGCCAGTCATGCCATCGGACGAGGCGATTGCCGCCCTGGCGCTCGATCCGGCAAAACCGATTCTGGAAAAAGTCTCCCGTGGCTTTCTGAAAGACGGCCGGATATTTGAATACAGTCGCAACGTGTTTAACTCCGACGACTATAAATTCACTCTGGTGGCTAAACGCAGACAATAA
- the cydX gene encoding cytochrome bd-I oxidase subunit CydX — MWYFAWILGTLLACAFGVITALALEHVEATKAGEEKH; from the coding sequence ATGTGGTATTTCGCATGGATTTTAGGGACGCTTCTTGCCTGTGCGTTTGGTGTCATCACTGCCCTGGCACTTGAGCATGTAGAAGCGACCAAAGCAGGTGAAGAAAAGCACTAA